From the genome of Sediminibacter sp. Hel_I_10:
GTTAAAGATAGCGAGCAGTCTTCTGGAACCTTTAATGACCCCACACCAGAATTTAATCAACTTCTTAAACGTTACAACATAGAGAGTGAAAATTTCTTTGGTTTCAATAAAACCATAAGATATGAAGAAGGGATTATAGAAATTGGAGAGCTCATTACTGTAGCTGGTATCGCAAAATGGAAATCACTAAAAGAGCCCATGCCCGATTATCCCTACTCAAAAATAGCAGCTTTAGAAAGTGATGCAAAACAAAAATTGATCATCACAGACCTTCCTGAAGTCGCGAATTCAAAACGCTAAATACAATTATTTCCAATTTTGTCCCTTAAGCTCAATAGCCGCCTTTAAAATATCTTTTTGGCTAATCTGCCCAACTAACCTGCCATTTTCAACAATAGGAAATCGTCGTATTTTAGATTCTAAAAACTTATTTGCTGCATCAAAAACATTCATTTCCCCATCAATGGTCTCGACATTTTTTATCATCCTATTCTCAACGATATGCTGCTCCATGGGCATATTATAATAGCGGCTCTCACTAATTTGTTTGAGACAGTCTCCTTCAGAAATAATGCCCACCAGTTCATTACGCTCATTAATTACGGGACCACCTGAAATTTTAAATTTTATCAACGTTTGAATGACCTCCTCAATCAATTGCTCTGGTCTAAAGGTTATTAATTCTCTTGTCATAAAATCGCTCACTTTAAATGCAGCGACCTCAGCAACGTTCTTTTGCATCTTTCGTGCTCCCTGAAAACTTTTGATACCCATAATCTTGTTTATGTTTTGATTAACTTCTAAGTTACTGAAAATTCATCAATTAAGCTAGAATGAAAATTGACCTGCTGATAATTTGTAACTTCGTGAAAAATAATATCTCTATTGAAAGCTTCTATATCTATCATTGGTTGTGGCTGGTTGGGTCTACCTCTGGCCAAGCATTTTATGAAACAGGGCACACTTGTTCACGGCTCTACAAGTACCGCTGACAAACTTAATATACTATCTGCTGAGGGCATTAAACCCCATCTTCTCAAATTTTCTGCGGAAGGTATCATCGGAAATATCACGACATGTCTTAAAGATTGCGAGACCCTTATATTGAACATTCCACCTGGCTTGAGAAAACATCCAGAACACAACTACGTAAAAATGATGTCTCACATCATTCCGCATATTGAGACTTCTTCTATTAAACAGGTTCTTTTTATAGGATCGACGTCGGTTTATGAAGATCAAAATCCTTATGCAATCATTAATGAAGATTCACCAACTTCAAAATCCGAAACAGCTCATCAACTTTTAGAGGTTGAGCGGCTCTTTCAAACCAACATTCATTTCAATACCACTGTCTTAAGATTTGGTGGACTTATTGGAGAAGAACGACACCCTGCCAAGTATCTAGCGGGTAAAGAACATCTAACAAATCCTGAAGCACCTGTTAATTTAATTCATCGCAAAGACTGTATTTCCATTATTGATGCTATTCTAAAACATAACGCATGGCGTAATATTTTTAATGCTGCATACCCTTCTCATCCCGAAAAGAAAGCCTATTACACGAGCATTTGCAAAGCTTTAAACTTAGCTTCACCAGGTTTTGATAATACTAAAGAGAGCTATGGTAAAATTATTGATTCTTCAAAATTGATTAAGAAATTACACTATACATTCCAACAGCCCATTTAACAATTATAAGACTTTTAAGACTTTATGCCATATAATTTTTTAGTTTTGGCGCAATTAAAATCATATCATGAAAAAATTAGTCCTGCTGTTAGCATTAATTTCCGTCGTTCAAATTACGGCACAGTCGAAGTCTGAACTTTTAAAACACTTTGAAGCCTATTATGCTCAAATGAAAAATCAAGGCGACCCACAAGGGGTTATCAATGCCATGACCCACTTAAATATTCTGCAACCAAATCAACAACGCTTGGACACCTTAGCTTACATCTATGTTTCTGAAGGTAGAAATCTTGAAGCTTTAAATACCATAGGTATTGATCCTAGTCCTGAAGACTCTGACATCAATACAGAAGTCAAAGCTCTTGCACTCAAAGCATTGAATCAACCAAAAAGCGCCTTAGTGTTTTACGAAGAATTATTTAATAGGGACCCTAATCCTTATTTAGCTTATGAAATTGCTGATTTGATGACGCAAACTCAAAACTTACCTGGTGCCAAAGCAAAGGTTGCCTATGGTCTTGCTAATGTTAAAGAGGATATGAAGCGTGCTTTTTATGAATCGCAAAGACCATATGAGGTTTCGCTTAAAGCGGCACTTACCTACATGAAGGCTTTAATTGTGTTCAATATGAATCAAACGGACAATTTAGATCAAGCCATTGCCCTTTTGGATGAGGCATTGACTATTGACCCAACATTTAATATGGCCAAATTAAGCAAGGATGCTTTAGAAGCTAGAAAGAGCACTCCTGCTAAGGAGTAATTTTTTTAATAGTGTTTTTATTAGCATAGAAGCAAAAAAGTCCGACATTTCTGCCGGACTTTTAATTTTAGTGTTAAATTTAATTGACCAAATCGTCATAAGCTTTAACGAGGTTCCTTATATCATCAATTTTAAATTCTTTATTGTCTATTCTATCAACCAGAGTACTATTGTCTTTGAAATAAACCTTCGAAGCCTTTCTAAAGCTACTTTCTTCTCCTATTATTTTAGCTCCACTAGTAAAAGCTCCCAGTTTAGCGATACAGTTTTCAGAAGGTCTCTTAACAAGCAAAAAGATTTCTGCCCATGTTCCGGAATTATCAATAGTTGTTGAAACAACTTTACCTTTTTTTACGATATAGGACTGTGCTCCGAAATAAAGAATAATATTTTTACTGTAATAAGTCGCCAGCATCCATATTTTATTTCGGCTACTACAATCAATTTCTTTGTTATAAAAATTCTTTGTTACGTTAATGACAGTTCCACGCTCAAATAAGTATTCTTCATTCTCAACTGTTACTATAATCCTATAAATATTGTCACTATCAATTTTCTGAGATTTTCCTTTCTCAGTGTCTCTATAAGGGATATTCTTCTTGAAAAGTTTATTTGAAGGTAACGGGGCAAATCCAGACTTCTCGCTTCCATCTACCATAAACAATTTAACAGGATAGAAATCGTTAGCCTTTACTTTGAAGCTAGATAACAAGACTAAAATTATAAGTATTATTCTCAATTGAGATATTTGTAATTAAATCTATTTAGTATTGCTTTTTTCTGTCGTAGAGGTGTTCTCATCCTCTTCTTTGCTAGCATCTTTAAATTCTTTAATCCCGCTTCCTAGGCCTCTCATTAGTTCAGGAATTTTTTTCCCACCAAACAATAACAAGACCACAACGACAATTAAAATAATTTGCCATGCACCAAATGCTAAAAATATACCTAAAGTCATCATAACAATTCCATTTTAGACAGCAAATTTAATAATTAAAGGTGATAAAATACGTTTAACTCATTTAAATGTGATTAAGTAAATCTTTTAAAAGATTTCTTTTTTTATTTATAATAGCTATTTGATCAACGTCATTTACCAATCCATCGATTTCAAACTTAACTAAGCATCACAAGAACTTGCATTTATTTTAATTAATTTTGCATTACAATGGCCAAGACGAAAAAAGAAAAGAAATTTAAAAAGAAACTGCTTCATAAATACCGTTTGGTGGTATTAAATGAAGATACTTTTGAAGAGCGCTTTGCAATAAAACTTACGCGTTTAAATGTCTTTGTAATTATGTCTTTGGGATCTATACTTCTCATTGCAGGGACGATCTTTTTGATTGCCTTCACTTCATTAAGAGAGTATATTCCTGGCTACTCATCAACCGCTCTAAAAAAACAGGCCACCTTATTAAATTATCAGACAGATTCTCTTCAGAATGTAATTGATCTAAATGCTCAATATTATTCTTCAATCAAAAAAGTATTGACTGGAGATGTAAAGACCATAGATTTTAATAGAGACTCTATTATAGATGCCGCAAAAATTGATGCCAGTCAAATCAGCCTAATTCCAACAAAAGAAGATTCTATACTAAGAGACTTAGTAGACAAAGAAGACAAGTATAATGTTTTTCAATCTGCAACTACAGCTACCAATTTTGTTCTTTTCCCTCCTGTAAATGGTCAAATTTCAGCGGGTTACAATATTGAAGACAAGCACTATGCTGTAGATGTTGTGGTTAAAAAAGATACTCCAGTGAAAGCTACTGCAGATGGTACGGTTATTTTTGCAGAGTGGACTGCCCAAACCGGTTATGTCATCATTATTGAGCATAATTTTGAACTCATCTCTGTTTATAA
Proteins encoded in this window:
- a CDS encoding CBS domain-containing protein; translation: MGIKSFQGARKMQKNVAEVAAFKVSDFMTRELITFRPEQLIEEVIQTLIKFKISGGPVINERNELVGIISEGDCLKQISESRYYNMPMEQHIVENRMIKNVETIDGEMNVFDAANKFLESKIRRFPIVENGRLVGQISQKDILKAAIELKGQNWK
- a CDS encoding M48 family metallopeptidase codes for the protein MKKLVLLLALISVVQITAQSKSELLKHFEAYYAQMKNQGDPQGVINAMTHLNILQPNQQRLDTLAYIYVSEGRNLEALNTIGIDPSPEDSDINTEVKALALKALNQPKSALVFYEELFNRDPNPYLAYEIADLMTQTQNLPGAKAKVAYGLANVKEDMKRAFYESQRPYEVSLKAALTYMKALIVFNMNQTDNLDQAIALLDEALTIDPTFNMAKLSKDALEARKSTPAKE
- a CDS encoding twin-arginine translocase TatA/TatE family subunit — its product is MMTLGIFLAFGAWQIILIVVVVLLLFGGKKIPELMRGLGSGIKEFKDASKEEDENTSTTEKSNTK
- a CDS encoding M23 family metallopeptidase → MAKTKKEKKFKKKLLHKYRLVVLNEDTFEERFAIKLTRLNVFVIMSLGSILLIAGTIFLIAFTSLREYIPGYSSTALKKQATLLNYQTDSLQNVIDLNAQYYSSIKKVLTGDVKTIDFNRDSIIDAAKIDASQISLIPTKEDSILRDLVDKEDKYNVFQSATTATNFVLFPPVNGQISAGYNIEDKHYAVDVVVKKDTPVKATADGTVIFAEWTAQTGYVIIIEHNFELISVYKHNASITKEQGDLVKSGEVIAMAGNSGELTTGPHLHFELWNRGYPVNPANFIDFN